A stretch of DNA from Microbacterium croceum:
CCGTCGTTCGGCAGGTCGTACGCGCTGCCCCGCACGGCGTCACCGAGCGCGGTCCCCTGCGCCATGCCGTCGCGCGCCGAGGCGAGCACACCGGTGAGGGTGAAGTACGGGTTGGTGTCGGCGCCGGGCAGACGGAACTCGAATCGAAGCGCCGAGGGGGTGTGCCCCACGACCCGCACGGTCGTGGTGCGGTTGTCGAACCCCCAGGTGCGACCGTTGCCGGCGACATCGGCGGAGTTGCTGCGGCGATATGCGTTGACGGTCGGCGCGTACCAGGCCATGAACGCCGGAGCGTGCTCCAACGCCCCGGCGATCGCGGACCGCATCCGCGGGCTCAGATGCTCGGGGTCATCCGCATCCCAGAACGCCTCTGTGCCGTCGTGATCGAGGAACGACACGTGCACGTGACAGGAGGAACCGGGCTGGTCGTTCAGCGGGCGGGCCATGAACGTCGCCGACATCCCTGCGCGTGCCGCGGTGTCGCGCACGGCGAGCTTGTACAGCGCATGCCGGTCGGCCATCTCCAGCGGGTCGCCGTAGGTGAAGGTCATCTCCCACTGCCCGAGCCCCCATTCGCTCTGCGCGGCTTCGACGATGATGCCGCTGGCGCGCAGGTCGGCCCGCAGCTTCTGGAAGAACGGCTCGTACAGGTTGCCCTCGTGGATCATGAAGTCGGAGGGGGTGAGCGTGGTCGGATCCAGGTCGCGGAACCCCGACTTGCGCAGCTCGCGGGGGTCGTTGCGGAACAGGTAGAACTCCAGCTCCGTGCCCACCTGCGGTGTCAGCCCGGCCTCGCGGATGCGGGCGAGCTCCTGCTTGAGGATCACACGGGGTGACAGGGGCAGCGGTTCCTTCGTGTGCACGTCGACCGGATCGGCGAGGCAGATCGCGACGCCGTCGAGCCACGCGGCCGGGCGCAGCGTCTCCAGATCGGGGATCAGCGTCACGTCCGGCACCCCGTTGTGCATGCCGCAGACGGCGAACTTGTTGGCGTCGATCAGCTCGAGACCCTGATCGATGTCCCACGCCCAGGCGCAGGTGCAGATGTCGACGCCGTTCGCCACGACGCGGCCGAACCCCTCGACCGGGATACGGCGCCCGACCAGACGCCCTTGCAGGTCGGGCGTCGCGACGATGACGGTGCGGATGCCCGCGGTCTCGAGCTCATCCGGCGCGAGCCGCACGTCGTCGATCATCGCGTCAGCCACCCTCCGTCGACCGGCAGCTGGATGCCGTCGATCCAGGATGCCTCGTCGCTGAGCAGCCAGGAGACCGCAGAGGCGATGTCGGACGGCAGTCCCACGCGCGGCACCAGCAGGCGCTGCTTCATGAACTCCAGTCCCTCGGCGCTCGTGACGCTCTCGTAGTCGAAGAAGTCGGTGGCGATCGGGCCCGGAGCCACGCAGTTCACGCGGATGTTCTTCGCCGCGAGTTCGACGGCGAGGGCCTTGGTGAGCATGGGCACGCCGGCCTTGCTGGCGTTGTAGTGCGGCTGTGCCGTGCCGGTGCTGGTGACGACGACCAGGGCTTCGACGGTCGAGAGGTTCACGATCGCGCCTCCGCCGGACTCCGCGATCAGCGGGGCGACCTCCTGGGCGACCAGGAACTGCCCTTTCAGGTTGATGTCGAAGACGAAGTCCCAGGCCTCTTCCGTCAGGGTCTCGAAGGAGTGCTCCGTGACCACGCCGGCGTTGTTCACGAGCAGGTGCAGCGCCCCCCAGGATTCGCGTGCCAGATCAACGGCGGCGCGGATCTGCTCACGCGAGCGCACGTCGACCGTGGCCGCGATCGCGGTGCCACCGGCCGCCTCGATCAGTGCGACCGTCTCCGCCGCCCCGTCGAGCGAGACGTCGGTGACGAGCACGCGCGCGCCCTCCGATGCCAGCCGGAGTGCCGTCTCGCGTCCGATCCCCGACCCTGCCCCCGTGAGGAAGGCGTTCTTGTCTGCATGTCTCATTTCGTCTCCTTGCTCTGCGTCGAGTACTGGACGGCCTGCTCCACGAGCCAGCCGAAGACGGGGTCTCCCCCGAAGGTCTCCGGGTGCCACTGCACCCCGATCGCGGGAACGCCGCGGACCTCGATGGCCTCGATGATCCCGTCCGGCGCGTTTCCGGTGACCACGATGCCCTCACCTGGCACATCGACGGCCTGGTGATGGAAGGAGTTCACGCGGGTCGTCTCGCCGTAGAGCGCCTGCACGACGCTCCCCGGCGCGGTCTGCACATCGTGCACCCGATGGGCTCGCGGGTAGGCGTACGAGCCGTGCGACTCGCCCTCGCCGAGCGGGAGGTGCTGGTGCAGCGTGCCTCCGCGGACGACGTTGAGCAGCTGCGCGCCTCGACAGATGCCGAGCACGGGGACTCCCCGGGCGATTCCCGCCGCGATGAGCGCGGACTCGAACTCATCCCGCTCAGGGTCGATCTGGAACGTATGCGGCCCGGGGGCCTGTCCGTAGCGGCGCGGATCGACATCGTCGCCGCCGGAGATGACGATGCCGTCGAGACGTGCGACGAACTCCTCAGGCGCAGCATCCATCGGCAGGTGCACCGGCAGGCCGCCGGCGCTGACGACCGAGGTCGCATACTCGCTCATGTACGCCTCCAGGGGCGCGTCGACGAAGCCGTGGGGCGCTCCGACGATGCCGGCGGACTTGCGCCGTCCGGTGATCCCGATCAGCGGTGGGTGCAGGGTGCGGGTAGTGATGATGTCCATCCTTCGTGGAGAGCGGGCGGGTGTCGAGAGTCAGGCGTTCTCGTCGAAGCGGCGGGCGATCTGCGCGTACGCCTCTGGCGTCTTCCGGCGCATGATCGCGGCCTGCACGAGTCCGGCGATCGGGGCCAGCACGACGACGGCGACGAGCGTGATGCTGATCGGTCCCCACGCCGGAGCCCCCGTCTCGTCGACGTCGCTCACCAGCAGCGGGAAGTTCGCGGCGATGAGCACGGCCGAGACGGCGAGCCCGAGAAAGCCGAGACCGGGCGCGATGACGGTGTGCCAGGGGCTGCGCAGCACGCGGTGGCGGGCGAAGTAGACGATCACCGCGAGGCAGGTCACCGCCATCAGGATGACGATCGCGAGGGTCCCGATGCCCGCGAACCAGGAGAAGATGTTCTCCGGCGCGAAGCCGATGAGGGCCAGGATGACGATCGCGAGTCCCGACGTGACCACCTGCACGATCGACGCGACGTGCGGAGAGCCGTGCCGCGTGTGCACAGTGCCCACGCGGTCGGGTAGCAGCCGCGCATTCGCCATGGCGTGGTGATACCGGGTCAGCACGTTGTGCAGTGAGAGCACGGCCGCGAACATGCTCCCCAGGAAGAGCAGCGCCACGATGACCGAGCCGACCGGTCCGAGGTACTGCTCGGTGACGCGGGTGATGAGCGTGGTCGGATCCGCCGCGGCTTCCTCGACGATCGCCCCTTCTCCGACGCCGACCACGATCGTCCACGACGCGAACGCGTAGAACAGGCCGATCACGATCGCCGAGGCGTAGGTGGCGCGAGGGATGGTGCGCTCGGGCGTGTGAACCTCGTCGCGGTAGACCACGGTCGACTCGAATCCGATGAAGCTCGCGATCGCGAACATGAGCCCGAGCGCCGGGGCACCGGAGAGGACGTTCTGCAGCACGAAGGTGCCGAACGTGACACCGTCGGCGCCGCCCGTGGCGAGGATGACCACGCCGAGCAGCACCACGATGCCGATCTCGGCCAGCAGCACCACGACGAGCACCCGCGAGCTGAGTTCGATCCGCCGATACCCGAGGCTGCCGACGATGGCGACATTCGCGAGGGTGAGCAGCCACCACGGGATCTCCGGCCCGCCCAGCAGCGCGATGCTCGAGCTGATCGTCGCCCCGAGGTAGGAGAAGACGGCGATCTGCACCGTCGTGTAGCAGACCAGAGCGAGGTACGCGGTCGCGAGGCCCGGCGTGCGGCCGAGTCCGTGGGTGGCGAAGACGAAGAACGATCCGGCCTTGGGC
This window harbors:
- a CDS encoding glutamine synthetase family protein; this translates as MADAMIDDVRLAPDELETAGIRTVIVATPDLQGRLVGRRIPVEGFGRVVANGVDICTCAWAWDIDQGLELIDANKFAVCGMHNGVPDVTLIPDLETLRPAAWLDGVAICLADPVDVHTKEPLPLSPRVILKQELARIREAGLTPQVGTELEFYLFRNDPRELRKSGFRDLDPTTLTPSDFMIHEGNLYEPFFQKLRADLRASGIIVEAAQSEWGLGQWEMTFTYGDPLEMADRHALYKLAVRDTAARAGMSATFMARPLNDQPGSSCHVHVSFLDHDGTEAFWDADDPEHLSPRMRSAIAGALEHAPAFMAWYAPTVNAYRRSNSADVAGNGRTWGFDNRTTTVRVVGHTPSALRFEFRLPGADTNPYFTLTGVLASARDGMAQGTALGDAVRGSAYDLPNDGAMPTDPRRAAELFAASRLVRELLTPDLISHQQVLLEHEWTTFMSRVTDWDLHRYFDRI
- a CDS encoding SDR family NAD(P)-dependent oxidoreductase; protein product: MRHADKNAFLTGAGSGIGRETALRLASEGARVLVTDVSLDGAAETVALIEAAGGTAIAATVDVRSREQIRAAVDLARESWGALHLLVNNAGVVTEHSFETLTEEAWDFVFDINLKGQFLVAQEVAPLIAESGGGAIVNLSTVEALVVVTSTGTAQPHYNASKAGVPMLTKALAVELAAKNIRVNCVAPGPIATDFFDYESVTSAEGLEFMKQRLLVPRVGLPSDIASAVSWLLSDEASWIDGIQLPVDGGWLTR
- a CDS encoding gamma-glutamyl-gamma-aminobutyrate hydrolase family protein codes for the protein MDIITTRTLHPPLIGITGRRKSAGIVGAPHGFVDAPLEAYMSEYATSVVSAGGLPVHLPMDAAPEEFVARLDGIVISGGDDVDPRRYGQAPGPHTFQIDPERDEFESALIAAGIARGVPVLGICRGAQLLNVVRGGTLHQHLPLGEGESHGSYAYPRAHRVHDVQTAPGSVVQALYGETTRVNSFHHQAVDVPGEGIVVTGNAPDGIIEAIEVRGVPAIGVQWHPETFGGDPVFGWLVEQAVQYSTQSKETK
- a CDS encoding APC family permease is translated as MDASTTTSQSAGTTRDRDLRGNLGAVAVTFMVIAAAAPLTVVGGLVPIGYLIGNGIGFPVMFLVATVILLLFSVGLTAMSRYLPKAGSFFVFATHGLGRTPGLATAYLALVCYTTVQIAVFSYLGATISSSIALLGGPEIPWWLLTLANVAIVGSLGYRRIELSSRVLVVVLLAEIGIVVLLGVVILATGGADGVTFGTFVLQNVLSGAPALGLMFAIASFIGFESTVVYRDEVHTPERTIPRATYASAIVIGLFYAFASWTIVVGVGEGAIVEEAAADPTTLITRVTEQYLGPVGSVIVALLFLGSMFAAVLSLHNVLTRYHHAMANARLLPDRVGTVHTRHGSPHVASIVQVVTSGLAIVILALIGFAPENIFSWFAGIGTLAIVILMAVTCLAVIVYFARHRVLRSPWHTVIAPGLGFLGLAVSAVLIAANFPLLVSDVDETGAPAWGPISITLVAVVVLAPIAGLVQAAIMRRKTPEAYAQIARRFDENA